The Xenopus laevis strain J_2021 chromosome 5L, Xenopus_laevis_v10.1, whole genome shotgun sequence genome has a segment encoding these proteins:
- the c2orf50.L gene encoding uncharacterized protein C2orf50 homolog gives MDSRHDAIQRSTSAGYRLPDRGTAKQLASTSSVSFNKSVPGAQPNPQPSAKEKEKRCWEDTVRHDQVWREFVEAERRGGKRWHENWGFLKEYDSLGNKKEVEELPKEVPVFSDRVPNTTNQAIGSRMNTELGKTLVHMDYFLTGGNQKKKLGSELLPS, from the exons ATGGACAGCCGGCATGATGCTATACAGAGGAGCACCTCAGCAGGGTACAGACTGCCAGACAGAGGGACGGCAAAGCAACTTGCTTCAACCTCCTCTGTCTCCTTTAACAAGTCTGTTCCAGGGGCCCAGCCCAACCCTCAGCCGAGTGCCAAGGAGAAGGAGAAGCGCTGCTGGGAGGATACCGTGAGGCACGACCAAGTTTGGCGGGAATTTGTGGAAGCTGAGAGAAGAGGTGGGAAACGCTG GCATGAGAATTGGGGATTTCTGAAAGAGTATGATTCATTG GGAAATAAAAAAGAAGTAGAAGAGTTGCCTAAAGAAGTGCCTGTTTTTTCTGACCGAGTACCCAACACCACGAACCAGGCTATCGGGAGTCGGATGAACACCGAGCTGGGGAAGACTCTGGTCCATATGGATTATTTTCTCACGGGGGGGAACCAAAAGAAGAAGCTTGGAAGTGAATTGCTGCCCAGCTAG
- the LOC108717185 gene encoding solute carrier family 66 member 3-like — protein sequence MFSQLEMLFFANWSTLLACMVLKFPQILSVMASKSAEGVSLQSVLLEVSGFLFFLRYQIYYNYPMETYLEYPILIAQDAVLLLFLFHYTGSVKNALPYAGIFFAAWNILALDKWIIDLALYLCTGMSAASKIIQIQYLWLTKDSGQASALTWSLAMYTSATRIFTTLMTTGDAAVLFRFLLLLILNACVTVMILMYRKKTVKTE from the exons ATGTTTTCCCAGCTGGAGATGTTGTTCTTCGCTAATTGGAGCACGTTACTGGCCTGCATGGTGCTCAAATTCCCCCAGATCCTGTCTGTCATGGCATCCAAGTCCGCGGAGGGTGTGAGCCTGCAGAGTGTCCTGCTCGAAGTGTCCGG tttcctttttttcctgagaTACCAAATATACTACAACTACCCCATGGAAACTTACCTTGAGTACCCAATCCTGATTGCCCAAG ATGCCGTCCTTCTGCTGTTTCTGTTTCACTATACGGGAAGCGTGAAGAATGCGCTGCCATATGCTGGCAT ATTTTTTGCAGCATGGAACATCCTAGCGCTTGACAAATGGATAATCGACTTGGCCCTG TACTTGTGCACAGGGATGAGCGCTGCAAGCAAGATTATCCAGATCCAGTATCTGTGGCTGACTAAAGATTCGGGCCAAGCCAGTGCGCTGACATGGAGCTTGGCGATGTACACCAGTGCAA CGAGGATATTCACAACTCTAATGACGACTGGGGACGCTGCAG TTCTCTTTCGCTTTTTGCTGCTGCTGATTCTCAACGCCTGCGTCACAGTCATGATACTTATGTACAGGAAGAAAACGGTGAAGACAGAATAA